A single genomic interval of Homo sapiens chromosome 15, GRCh38.p14 Primary Assembly harbors:
- the SLC24A1 gene encoding sodium/potassium/calcium exchanger 1 isoform 2 (isoform 2 is encoded by transcript variant 2) has translation MPGIITVGCFPVRLAKEKEEESLNQGARAQPQAKAESKPEEEEPAKLPAVTVTPAPVPDIKGDQKENPGGQEDVAEAESTGEMPGEEGETAGEGETEEKSGGETQPEGEGETETQGKGEECEDENEAEGKGDNEGEDEGEIHAEDGEMKGNEGETESQELSAENHGEAKNDEKGVEDGGGSDGGDSEEEEEEEEEQEEEEEEEEQEEEEEEEEEEEEKGNEEPLSLDWPETRQKQAIYLFLLPIVFPLWLTVPDVRRQESRKFFVFTFLGSIMWIAMFSYLMVWWAHQVGETIGISEEIMGLTILAAGTSIPDLITSVIVARKGLGDMAVSSSVGSNIFDITVGLPVPWLLFSLINGLQPVPVSSNGLFCAIVLLFLMLLFVISSIASCKWRMNKILGFTMFLLYFVFLIISVMLEDRIISCPVSV, from the exons TTCGCCTTgccaaggagaaggaggaggagagctTGAATCAAGGGGCCAGAGCCCAACCCCAGGCCAAAGCAGAAAGCAAACCAGAAG AGGAGGAGCCAGCCAAGCTCCCTGCGGTCACGGTCACACCAGCCCCTGTTCCAGACATCAAGGGAGATCAGAAGGAGAATCCAGGCGGTCAG GAAGATGTGGCTGAGGCCGAGAGCACAGGTGAAATGCCAGGCGAAGAGGGCGAAACTGCTGGTGAAGGTGAAACTGAAGAGAAAAGTGGAGGTGAAACTCAACCAGAAGGTGAAGGTGAAACTGAAAcacaaggaaaaggagaagaatgtgaagatgaaaatgaagcagaaggaaaaggagacaaTGAAGGTGAAGATGAGGGTGAAATCCACGCAGAAGATGGTGAAATGAAAGGTAATGAAGGTGAAACTGAAAGCCAGGAACTCAGTGCTGAAAATCACGGTGAAGCCAAAAATGATGAGAAAGGTGTAGAAGATGGAGGGGGAAGTGATGGAGGGGATAgcgaagaggaggaagaggaggaggaagagcaggaggaagaggaggaggaggaagagcaggaggaagaggaggaggaggaggaggaagaggaggagaagggaaatgAAGAGCCTCTGTCCCTGGACTGGCCTGAAACCAGGCAGAAGCAGGCCATTTACCTCTTCCTTCTGCCCATCGTGTTCCCACTGTGGCTGACAGTCCCCGACGTCCGAAGGCAG GAGTCtaggaagttttttgttttcaccTTCCTGGGATCTATCATGTGGATAGCCATGTTCTCATACCTCATGGTGTGGTGGGCTCACCAG GTTGGTGAAACAATAGGGATTTCTGAAGAGATCATGGGCCTGACAATCCTTGCAGCAGGCACATCAATTCCTGACCTCATCACCAGTGTGATTGTCGCTCGAAAAGGCCTGGGAGACATGGCTGTGTCAAGCTCTGTGGGCAGTAACATATTTGATATCACTGTGGG CTTGCCTGTTCCTTGGTTGCTTTTCTCTCTTATCAATGGATTACAGCCAGTTCCAGTCAGCAGCAATGGCTTGTTTTGTgcaattgttttgctttttctcatgCTTCTGTTTGTGATCTCTTCAATTGCGTCATGTAAATGGAGAATGAACAAGATCCTGGGCTTCACAATGTTCCTCCTTTACTTTGTATTCCTGATAATCAGTGTGATGTTAGAAGATCGAATCATATCCTGTCCTGTATCTGTCTGA